tatatatatctgcTCTTGCAATAGGAGTATATGTGGTTCTCATTTGAACTGCAGTATGTACAATATATTGAAGTTTAGTTGTTGGAAACTTTAAGCCCAAAACATAAAAGTAGACCATAGAGTTGAACACGCAACAGATCACAAAATAGATAATAGGGAAACTAAACCGAAGGTGACTTATAACTAAAAAGGAAGAGTAGCAAAATTTGAAATCAAGACAGACCCAAGACAGCAGTGGTGATAGACTGATTAAGATcctttccctggtggcgcagtggttaagaatctgcctgccaatgcaggggacacgggttcgagccctggtcctggaagattccacatgccgcggagaaactaagcccgtgagccacaactaccgagtctGCGCtgtagggcccgcgagccacaactactgaagcgcacgcgcctagagcctgtgctctgcaacaagagaagccaccacaaggagaagcccgcgcaccacatcgaagagtagcccctgcttgccgcaactagagaaagcccaatgcgcagcaacgaagacccaacgcagccaaaaaaaaaaaaagatccttttcCAGAATTGAGGAAATAGCAGCCGCGTTTGCATCTGCACATGTACAATAGGAACTTGTTGATTATCCTTCTTGTTAAAGGCAGAAGAAGAATTCTCTGTACACTCTAATATGccagtttaattattttattttattttaaaagtaaatttatttatttatttatttttggctgctactctttgtcgcggtgcgcgggcttcttcattgcgttggcttctgttgttgcggagcacgggctctaggcacgcgggcttcagtagctgtggctcgcaggctctagagcgcaggctcagtagttgtggcacacaggctcagtagctgtggctcgtgggctctagagcacaggctcagtagttgtggcgcatgggcttagttgctccgggaatcttcccagaccagggattgaacccctgtcccccccattggcaggcggattcttaaccactgcgccaccagggaagtccctatagtgcTTCCTTTGAGTAAtgatataaaactttattttatagtgGTTTATGGTTTTTGAAAGCTACAAACTTTTTGGAAGATACTTTTCCTGCAGAGCAACTTCAGTTTCTTGCATTTTAAATGTTAGTAATTTGAGGAAAACATAAGGCAGTGCAAAAGTCAGGACTTCAGTAATTGCTAGCCCTGATTGATCATTACATTATTGTTATTtgaccagttttttttttgaaactttcttaAAAAGCTCTTGATTTGGGAAATTTTAGGAAAATCACTTTATCAAAACTTAAAGATGTTTATTCTCATTACGGGGTCTTCACACCACACATCTCCCCTCAAAGGGTAGAATGCAGAACTCATTGTACcttgtctacatagaaaaaggaaaaactcagTGGAGCTGAGTGGATCCCAGAAAATCACTTTATCAAAACTTAAAGATGTTTATTCTCATTACGGGGTCTTCACACCACACATCTCCCCTCAAAGGGTAGAATGCAGAACTCATTGTACcttgtctacatagaaaaaggaaaaactcagTGGAGCTGAGTGGATCCCAAAGTAATATGGATGCAGTCTCAAATTCATTGTTGGTTATATATGATatcctatattttttatttttccttttagtgaGATCACGTACTATAGGTGAACTTTTAGCTCCTGCGGCTCCTTTTGACAAGAAATGTGGTCGTGAAAATTGGACTGTTGCTTTTGCTCCAGATGGTTCATACTTTGCTTGGTCACAAGGACATCGTGCAGTAAAGCTTGTTCCGTGGTCCCAGTGCCTTAAGAACTTGtaagactgttttcttttttgtattttgtatctATCTGtttgtagaatttatttttttctctgtgtggaaTAATAAGATTATTTTGCTATTTAAGTTTTTTCCTTTGGAGACTGTTGTAAATGCATTTTACTCATAAGCTGAATATATTTGTTGGAAAATTTGTGGGAAGAATTGTCTGGCCTTATATATCATAGAATACTTTCTCAGATACTTCGgtgtctttaaatttttcttttccatatatcAAAAGGCAGGTTAATTGTGCCTTGGTAGTGCAATTTCTAAAATGTATCTACTAAATTTAATCTTTCCCTGCTTTTTGTGTTTAGTTCACCTTTATGGATTTTGTCATTAATGTCCTTATTACGTATTACTTTAGGTCTAGAACGTATGGGAAACTACTGATTATTATGGGGTTTAAGATAGTTTTCTGGTGTCAGCTTCACAATATCTTAATGTTctcagaattttttgtttttgtttttgttttttgcttgtttatacTTTTGGGTTAATTAAAGGAGTCCTAATTGAGATAGGATTTCTATATCAATAAGgatatattaaaacaaatttgaaaatttgaaatgaataaattataaattgctTTATTGTTGAACTTTTTCTCAGACACTGAGGATTTCTTTTAGTCTGAATTTATTTGGTCATGCCCATGTAGCTTGTAGCAACTTTTCCTCTTCCCATCTATAAGGATTCTGTTGTTATTCAGTATCACTATAATAATATTGAAGTTATTTTAACAAACACATCATTATTTAGTATTCACATGAATCCAGAGTAAATAATAACTAGATTTCAATCTGACCTTTTTTTCTACCCAGTCTCTTGCATGGCACCAAGAATATCACCAATTCAAGCAGTTTAAGATTGTCAAGACAAAACAGTGATGGTGGTCAAAAAAATAAGCCTCGTGAACATATTATAGACTGTGGCGATATAGTCTGGAGTCTTGCTTTTGGATCTTCAGTTCCAGAAAAACAGAGTCGCTGTGTAAACATAGAATGGCATCGATTCAGATTTGGACAAGATCAGCTACTCCTTGCCACAGGGTTAAACAATGGGCGTATCAAAATATGGGATGTATATACAGGTATGGAGTCATAGTTTTGAAAGCAAACCTGATTATCTTGTGATGCAAGCATAGCTCATAGGCACTGGAAGAATATATAATTTGAGGAGTTTAACTCACAGAGAAGCAAGAATTGATGCTATGAATGTATCTTTATATTTGGTCTAAATAGCATCTTCAGCTCAGTTTTAATTTAGGAAAATAGAGTTCATATTGCTTGATCACTCTTCAGAGAATATTTTAGTAGGAAGGGCACGTCTAAGGAATGTTTAGTTAATTATCACTTATAAACTGGTAATTTAGTTTATGACTCAACTCGCAAGGTGTTTTCTTATATACTTTTTCAATGATTGATAGCTCAGAGGCTTTCAAGGTAAATCTGGTTTTCAACAATCATTATCTAACCTCTGGAAagttttaatgacattttatCTAAAGTTTAACCAGATAGGTTGAGAAGTTAAATTCTTTGGGCAATTAAAAGTAAATGTGTTGTGGGAAttcgctggcagtccagtggttaggactgcaggggacatgggttcgatccccggtcaggaaactaagatcccgcaagccatgcagcacggccaaaataaaataaattaaaaaaaaataaatgtgttattCACTACCTAAAATAGTTTCTGGCTGATAGTATGTactccaaaatttaaaagatttttttaaatgagcattaaAATTATGTACATTAGAATACAGCAAGTGATACTAACACTGAGTGGGGATAATGAGTCAGTAAATTTGATTGAATTCTGGGAAAACATTTAAGGTAAGCATATTGCttttcacagaaaaacaaaactataatattAGATGAATAAAGTACCTTTTTTTCATCGagattatgtttaaaaatttaggCTGTTCTGGATAACGTGTATCTTTGGGGGAGTTTGACAGTCCATTCGTAGTCTAGGCcaagtaaaagaaaaggaaaattttgattttgtattttaaaatcatactatacaaagatttttaaatgatgtagATTTTCTTGATATTAAATTGACTTGATCCAGGAGTTTGTTCACATTTCAGGAattcccttttaatttttctaatttaggCTTTGGTATCTTGGAAATAAtccattttaaaacaatgtaaatagTGAATCTTTAAAGATAATAGTAAAGGCACTAGTAAATAAGTCATTTTACACTTGGTAAACTAAGGAGGTACCCagatatttctattctttttttttttttttaatggtgatcTCAaccctatttttttaatatggaagcTGATTAAAAGTATTAACATTGTCTCTTTCCCACCTTCCATTGCATTTAGGAAAACTCCTCCTTAACTTGGTAGATCATACTGAAGTGGTCAGAGATTTAACTTTTGCTCCAGATGGGAGCTTGATCCTGGTGTCAGCTTCAAGAGACAAAACTCTGAGAGTGTGGGACCTGAAAGATGATGGTATGTCTTTCTTTCTAGGCTGTGGAAAAGAATTAGTTTCTGGATATTACTACTGAGAGGTATTACGAACACTTGGGGCATTTGACATTAAAAGTGACATGATcaaagtttccttttctctgcttAGTCCTTTGGTCCCTTTCCCTGTACAGATCAAACAAAATCATAAATGTGACCCAGAATAGGAGCCAGCAGTTACTCTAAGTAAACAATCTGATATTACTCAGAAACTAACTACACATATCTGTATCAACTATTTGAGGACAGAATCTGGATCAGTCTTAGGGTTTTATTTGAACTGGtctgtgttttatttcctttatattgGGGAGGATTTAACTTCCTTCATTTGCTTAGTGAAAATTTAAGTAGATCTTGACCTAACAAAAGATATAACTTagtaattaataaaatgtaaattcaaaCATGATTTATACACCAGAATTTATAGGATGTAAATACTAATCATAATAATAAGTTGGATAGTTTAAGTAAGAATTATAAAAAGTAAGAGATTTGCCCTCCAATATAGTAAAAGGAATATCAGTGTCAAGTTTTAGCTTTTTCGGAAACACTGATAATTGTGATCCTTTTACAAAGTTTTGGAGAGTCTACCTTGTTTGAGAAGACCTGAGATGAGCATCTCTTCCCCCTTCTTAGCCTCTGATGAAAGAGTTTATAGTTTTAACTAAAACCATATATTTAATTAAGATCTGCTAGTGCTCTACCAGCCTCAAGCTGGAAGTTGACAGGCTTGTTTGGGGAAATATAGCTTATATTGAATGTAGTAGAAAACAAACCCCTCAGATTTGGAGACTTGTTTCAGCTTATGGGTAATAACCATTGCCTGATAGAATAATACACTAATATTATTACCAAACTATGTGGCACCTCTTCTGCATTGATCAATTCTCTGATTGCTCAGCTATTGAGGGGTGAAGGGATCCCAATagttaaaacatttgaaaattaaattttattttctttctcatatcaTATGGAATTTGCTTTCTCAACATACTTTCAGTTGTAAGTCAGCCGAccttttcttaaagggccagatggtgaatattttaggcttgcgGACCATGCTATCTCTGCAGTAGTTACTCCACTCTGCTGTCACAACAATGGGCATGcttgtgttccagtaaaacttagGTACAAAAATAAGCAACTGTTGTATATTGCCAACCCCTGTAATAGATTAATCACTGCCTCTGTAGAAGTTTGTGATTCTGTGATTCTGCCATTTTTGAAATGCTACTTATTTGAAGTAGATTCTAGGGTTAACCCAGgtattttccttttgttcagGAAACATGATGAAAGTATTGAGGGGCCATCAGAACTGGGTGTACAGCTGTGCATTCTCTCCTGACTCTTCTATGCTGTGTTCAGTGGGAGCCAGTAAAGCAGTATGTGTCAAAGTTCTTGTATACTTACTGTGAATTGGATTATAATAATATGTGCATAATCATTTTAAATCTAAGTAACCTATTAAGTCTGTGCTCCGTGTCTTGATTATCTTAAATGTGTTATTTCATGATGGGGGAGAATTTGCATGAGGGAAATTAAATAAGTATAGTTATTGATTGTAAAGTGAGAAATTGGATTGTTTTAGTTAGAGATGATATTCATAAAATGAGGGTTAtgtcaattttatattttctcagatcTAGGAGAGTTTATGTGCTATAGAAGAGATCTAGTCCAAATGTTAAGACATTCCCTtgctaattattttcttctctgttgttctttttttttttttttttttggtccagtttgctgtttaaaaagttttaagtcccagctggtcctggacatttaactgaaaaaaagtaacttaaaaatctaataagaataaaaataacagtcATGTATGTCCTGAAGTAAATTTCATCTAAATTTGATATGATCTGTCTCGCATAGCATACCTGTAGACAGATTAAGTATAAAGTGACTCTTAAGAGGGTTATGCTTATTGATGAACCCTCCTTTAGTTAGTTGTCTACCAGCTCTGAGTTAGTATAGTTAAAGAGATCTTATTAGCTTCAGGTATTTATGAAAATGGTTGAAGTCCAAATACATGTGATGATCACAATACACTTTGAATTAatggggggtgggaggctggttaaaatgcattttatttagcCAAGAAGTGTGTTAAAATGATAGTTGCAAATGTTGgcagtttagaaaaaaatattcagttctttaaaaatcataagaaGAGCAAAGCTAGATGTTGACATTGCTATTTTAGGCTGTGTGTTTTCCATATGCTTCTTGCTTTCCCTGTCACAGGTGGTGGCAGCAATATTGGTGTGATTGAGGTTATGCTGGCACCACTCGCACACAGGCGCACAATGGTGTTAGCTGGGCAGAAAGAGTGGCATCTCTGGCTACCGGGCTGGGGGCGACCTTTACCATAGGATGAAGTAACCTTGCATTCGGCTGCAAGGTGTACTGTACGTACACAGGTGCTGGTCGATGTccactttctgcttttctttctttctttttttctttttaaaaataattttccccacAGTGAAACCAACTGACTCCTCCGATGTAATTGATCTTCCAGTCTGGTGGAATTGGGAGTCTAACATGTGAAACCAATTTAATGTAATGTAGTTGGCTTTCAAATGGTTTCTCTGTGCTATTTTTTGGAATTCTTTGAGATACTAGAGATACCTTAAGTCTTTGAtccaatttaaaatttgtatttatttttctttggaaataatATATTGTGTCTGTGCAGAAAAACGTAGCAAAAAGGATTGCTTTACTCCAAGAGGAGGAGAGTTTGTCTTATTAGGATTGTAATAAACCTCCAAGCTCACGTTTAATATAACAGATTGAAGTAAACATTAGAATCCTGTTTAGAGCTATTCTGCACAGTATAACTACTGATCTTTAGAATCTAAAACTATGTGTGAACTTGTACTAAAgtgatttaaatgttttatacttAAAATGACTAATGATTGTGGTTGGTTTGGGAAAAATAAGATTGGCAAATCTTGATTCACAGAAATGTTAATTGTATTATTTTCGTaaattagcattttcattttataatgtgGTTTAACATCCTTGTTGTTTGCCAAAGAAATTTCATTTGGCTGTGAAAAATTCTCTTTGCTTGCAGTATCTGTTTCTCTTCCTAGGCTCACGTTGGTGACCCAAGCCTATTGTAAACAAGTGATTATCTCAAAGGGAGATGCCAATGGAGTAACAATTTGTTAACCttatattttctgtctgtatattttttaaaaatttggtagtttctggaaaaaaaaaaaagaagggggttTGTAGTACTTAACcctatttatttctgtatattttagtTAATTAGTTTTTGGAATAAATGGATGTCAGTATAACTTTGTGGTTAAATTGCATTGCCTTTTTTGTGTTtaggcttatttttaaattaacatttaacaGAAACATTTGAAATAGAATTTGCATGTTTactttaattaacttaaaaactgATTTTAATCTTTGACTATGACACTGAGCATATTCTTTCATAATTATTCATAATTTATAATGTTTAATTTAATGTAATCTTAATTAAATTTAGCAGTTTTAGTTTAAGATGTGCCATTTTGTCCTCTGCATGTCTGAATGAAGCTATAACATTTGCCTTTTTTGCAGGTTTTCCTTTGGAATATGGATAAATATACCATGATACGGAAACTAGAAGGACATCACCATGATGTTGTAGCTTGTGACTTTTCTCCTGATGGAGCATTACTGGCTACGGCATCTTATGATACTCGAGTTTATATCTGGGATCCACACACTGGAGACATTCTGATGGAATTTGGGTGGGTACAGCATGAATTATTTTAGTCTGTAATTCATCTCTACTATCAGTATAGCTTTTAAGAAGTCATGGGGATGATTAGAATCATtaacatgtgaaatctaaaattacAGTctgtcataatttaaaatttcggTATCATTTAGGCCCTTTAATAATGCGTCTAAATTCTACAAATAAATTTGACTTTCTTGATACAGATCTTGTTATTGTTACTTAACAGTACATGACTCTGTAGAAGTGGTAATTATATTTAGAGTTTCGTGTTGGGGAAACATAGTTAAAACTAAAGTTGGACTTAGTCTTAAACCACTCTGTAAGAAGGAGATTAGTAATTAGGTTTAATCGCTTCATTTAAAGTGGATAGACTAGCTCTGCTCAGTCTTCTCAGTTGTGTTTGTTAAGGCCACTTTAAACATTATTCCAAAGACTGATGTACTTTGTACCTGGGTAGTTTTGTTTCTTGAAGTGACTCTCATTTCCACTGAAAACATGTCTTTGACCTCAGGCACCTGTTTCCCCCACCCACTCCAATATTTGCTGGAGGAGCAAATGACCGATGGGTACGATCTGTCTCGTTTAGTCATGACGGACTGCATGTTGCAAGCCTTGCTGATGATAAGTAAGTGTGTGAATTACATCTTGACCTATTTATTATTGTAaagatttcctttcattcttctaCTTAATAAAAAACATTCTTAAGGATGAAAAATATGGCCTTTCTGCAGTTGGGTTTTAATGGCCCTTTTTCTAGACAAGACCTTGGGAGATGTTTATGTGTCTTAAAGAATATTGGCCTGAACAGTATTTATGTAAACTAAAGATAATGCGTGCCTTTCCCTGTGTTCTTTGTTTGTGAACTGGTTCAGGCAAACTGGGtgcatttttaattaactttttagcTCAGCTGACAGATTTTCTTAGTAATATCTTATAAAGGTTGAAACAGAAGgacattttcaaagtaaaataaatgattaaaacagAGTCATTTGTATCCACTGA
This window of the Balaenoptera ricei isolate mBalRic1 chromosome 20, mBalRic1.hap2, whole genome shotgun sequence genome carries:
- the WSB1 gene encoding WD repeat and SOCS box-containing protein 1 — translated: MASFPPRVNEKEIVRSRTIGELLAPAAPFDKKCGRENWTVAFAPDGSYFAWSQGHRAVKLVPWSQCLKNFLLHGTKNITNSSSLRLSRQNSDGGQKNKPREHIIDCGDIVWSLAFGSSVPEKQSRCVNIEWHRFRFGQDQLLLATGLNNGRIKIWDVYTGKLLLNLVDHTEVVRDLTFAPDGSLILVSASRDKTLRVWDLKDDGNMMKVLRGHQNWVYSCAFSPDSSMLCSVGASKAVFLWNMDKYTMIRKLEGHHHDVVACDFSPDGALLATASYDTRVYIWDPHTGDILMEFGHLFPPPTPIFAGGANDRWVRSVSFSHDGLHVASLADDKMVRFWRIDEDYPVQVAPLSNGLCCAFSTDGSVLAAGTHDGSVYFWATPRQVPSLQHLCRMSIRRVMPTQEVQELPIPSKVLEFLSYRV